In Leguminivora glycinivorella isolate SPB_JAAS2020 chromosome 20, LegGlyc_1.1, whole genome shotgun sequence, the following proteins share a genomic window:
- the LOC125237180 gene encoding spherulin-2A-like — protein sequence MISKILLIFLPAVLAEINVNIFDNEVQFFGDTKDIISDAERSTFRIEDNQLKDAINKYTQGRPDDAYVKSPTPWNDLYKVYGWSEVRRTLKVRSARVLNKRSEPQILSTKKFHNGSPRPATYVGDVSQFEDNTITHKWTKAGSLSIGQKINYNVNLGVGSVGGATSFAFKSTFGEESVNTVTTKLGSKSSISITLQPGQSAVAVLTANKGSMDVEVEYEASLEGAVATNFGKTHKGHHFWSFDINGVLEAGGLPKTVVWKEVLNIGFYANESVTAHDGNGNPIH from the coding sequence ATGATCTCCAAAATACTCCTCATCTTCCTCCCAGCAGTTCTGGCCGAAATCAACGTCAACATCTTCGACAATGAAGTCCAATTCTTCGGAGACACCAAAGACATCATCAGCGACGCTGAACGGTCCACCTTCCGTATCGAAGACAATCAGCTCAAAGATGCTATTAACAAATACACCCAGGGCAGGCCTGATGATGCTTATGTAAAAAGTCCTACTCCTTGGAATGATCTGTACAAAGTCTATGGATGGTCCGAAGTTAGAAGGACTTTAAAAGTCAGAAGTGCAAGAGTACTGAACAAAAGAAGTGAACCTCAGATTTTATCAACCAAGAAATTCCACAATGGTAGCCCACGACCTGCTACTTACGTTGGAGATGTTTCTCAATTTGAAGATAATACTATCACTCATAAATGGACCAAAGCTGGATCTTTGTCAATCGGTCAGAAGATCAATTATAATGTGAACCTAGGAGTCGGTAGCGTCGGTGGAGCAACCAGCTTTGCTTTCAAAAGCACTTTTGGAGAAGAATCTGTTAACACTGTGACTACTAAGCTTGGATCTAAATCTTCTATATCCATCACTCTACAGCCTGGACAATCTGCTGTGGCAGTGTTAACTGCTAATAAAGGATCTATGGATGTAGAAGTGGAATATGAGGCTAGTTTAGAAGGGGCTGTAGCCACGAATTTTGGGAAGACGCATAAGGGGCATCATTTCTGGTCGTTTGACATTAATGGAGTTTTGGAAGCTGGTGGTTTGCCGAAGACTGTTGTATGGAAGGAGGTGCTGAATATTGGGTTCTATGCCAATGAGAGTGTTACAGCTCATGATGGTAATGGGAATCCAATTCATTAA